gaaggcgtagcttcttcgttggagccgtaatcctaggtaggaggaagcgtggtggttcattgggatgtgccagtaggcatcccccaggtctattgagaccgtgtaggccttgtgaggcagtagggctcttatttgttgaagagtcagcatcttgaatttgtttttcgcaatgaacttgttgaggggggacaagtcgagaatgactgagtttgtccgagtctttcttgggaacacaaaacagtcttccctggaacctggtggactttaccctcttgatcaccttcttgttcaagagttctaggacatattcttccaagatgggggttgatggctggaagaattggtggaaggttggaagtggttgtgtccagctccaacccagtcccttcttgatgatgctgtgtgcccaaggatcgaaggtccagcgatcctgaaagtggcggagtcttcctcccaccggaagcacttcattgcttcttgtttccggagggtttgccacctcggccgctagctccccttcctcttcTGCCCCTGGAGGGATGGCGAGAGGAGTCTCTACCAGAGCCTcaacctctgggacgaaaggtagtggactgtcgttCGTTGGCAGGGGTGAAgacaggggtgaagaccggtgattgcgacaccaTCGGTTGGGGGATCAACTGAAAGGCCTGTTGCGGCTGCGCGACCACTTTGgcagtagcgggagccggaaactgaggGCCTTCTTAacgagaggatttcctcttgcaggacatgccccacttattgagaaggtttcGGTTCTCAGAAGCGTCTTTGTCCAAGATATCTTAAACCAGAGCAGATGGGAAGAgatgctttccccagatgttggaggatattagcttccggggttcgtgttttactgccgcattggcaaacacgaattctctgcaggctctccgggccctgatgaagctgtacaagtccttcatcacagtcactaggtgggtcttcgcgagaaccatatacagaTCTGGGACtcaacgtccccggccatgacctcaagctgaatttgatgagacagggaggcagctagtctctccttggtctcctgctcccgacggaGAAGGTGGTGGTTCAGCTTCGGAAGATCTTCGTTGAACCGACGTCCAGGCACGTCAGggtccagtttcccgaccgtgaaagtaaactggatgtctttccagaatctgtcgtccgGGGGAAGGgcaagggagagaggcctacactcctccagggtagggtagggctttccttcctccaccgccttcatgaccgcatggaaggtcttttctacgaagggaaaggtcgcagaagagggagcaagaaaggacgggtgcttcttactcaatgccggcattttagagttggtaaaactgCGACTCTTAAggcactctgccagcatggcttgggcttttgagtgatcaaacacgatcacctctttgggTTCAGTATCCTCCTtggaggctggttcggacctgagtcggacgtaacagtccgggtaagcctcaaagttagggaagaattcgacttcttccaaaaggatggaccctaacttgtcgttgataaagatttttcccgtcgtaattggcatatgctcggcgtacctccatgggttagactccgagcaggagggaaggtccttaaccgagatcttcttcggttgcttccatcccatcaaatGACTTGTGAGCTCCGCTGAATGCTTATTGAGCTTCTCGTCtatcagtgccaccaatacccggatggcatcttcagtggcgggtagcaggggctgcgaggcggcggaggtggaggggactggctcctcgaccactacagtggctgccggaggtggtggggcgacctccccctccgaatcagggtactccacctgatcctcttcttcctccggatcctcacccatgagggtcctctcggtgttgtcggacacgtctgacatcttCCCCACCTCGTccagactacacttgctaagcgtgaTCTCGATGTCGGGCTCAACAGTTAGTTGagccaaggggatctgatcctggggaaccACAGAATCTGCTGATGCTTTTGGTTAAAGCATGGCCCTAATCTTCTCATTGGGGAGTtacggcccggtggcgttcttttggaaaccgtgcacccacttgcgcagtttctctcgagcattgtccctggcctccgcggatggagggttgtcaaacgcctcatcaaggaggcctttgcagattgagcaggacTGTGTATCCCAATATTTAATGTTGCCCTTTTTCGctgtacagggggcgtgggtccggcacgccttatgcccgtagaagtccgggcggcgaactccgcagaaggagctctcacacttcaggttctcctcctttccagaagaaggcgaggcagaaggttgagacatggcgaaggatgcacaagataaacgatgatcactgggaacaaacaaacgATGTTGGAAGCTAGCAGACAAGGAATGAGGACGAACGTGACGTTACACAgcatggcggacggtttgtttacgttgcgagtgcCGTATCAGTAACAAAGGAAGGGTAACTttagaacggctcctcagttacctcgccacctttccccctcgaagcgtaaacgctaggtgtgGGGttcagatagccatgtggcgtgttaatgcatgcgtcccctgttgatatacgatatcctagagggaaacctttaaggtactcgcaccagaagttagaattctgtgaaacctttaatttaattctctgggaatatttatggtagtcatatatacccaaaggaagctactgcaggaaccttccatcaggacgacatggcttgagcccaaaaagaatactatcggcataatataattaattcctagcaatgaagactacaaagctaaatataattatttaagcTATtacaccgggaaagtcgttctggctaactacataacacatgcgttatgaataACAGCGCCGAAgcgcctccggtccaggcaatagctctgccaaataTAGTCTAATTCAAATTAATTCTTTACTTTATGACCAGAgttaaatttatacaatataatcattaaaaactttccagaggcagaagcagctggggattgcatgataaatcctataacgagagagcactgggaaaaaccaTCGAGCTGAAGCgctacagagaaaggaataaagattgccgacgattatggcgccatctgggtACTCAAACAGTAAGGAAGAAGGAGAATTTTAGAACTGCTCCTCtcttattttgccacttttccccctcgaagcgtaaacgccattaatggtgcagattgctatgtggcgcgtcaagaatacgtcccctggtattatgcaatatcctaaaaggaaactttaaggatattcgcgccaggagttagaattctggagaccttaagttaaattctctgggaatatcactgtagtcaaatataccctaggaagctatttaaaggaaccttccatcaggacgacatggcctgggcccatatatatatatatatatatatatatatatatataatatatatatatataagtttctgtTACATAAGTTCATACTGctgggaccatctcattaaatacttttctttatagagaatgtggcattttgcTTTTTGTtaggtttaccaaatgctctccatcccttgtttatccttcttttaacctctgtctcgtgtcctggggaaacacttactgcctgtcctaagtatgtatattcattaactatctatatacatacatatatatatatatatatatatatatatgtatgtatatatatatatatatatatatttatatatatatatatatatatctatatatatatatatatatatataatatatatatataagtttctgtTACATAAGTTCATACTGctgggaccatctcattaaatacttttctttatagagaatgtggcattttgcTTTTTGTtaggtttaccaaatgctctccatcccttgtttatccttcttttaacctctgtctcgtgtcctggggaaacacttactgcctgtcctaagtatatattcattaactatctatatacatacatatatatatatatatatatatgtatatatatatatatatacatatatatatatatatatatatacatatatatatatacatatatacatatatatatatatatatatacatatatatatatatatatatgtatatatatatatatatatatacatatatatattatatatatatatatatctattattcggAAAATACTTATGTGAAGGTTGTAAAAAATGGTGAAATaacaaacatcaaagtgaacattgaatttattatagaacataCAGGAAATTTAAAGCATAAAATTATGCAGAATGTAAATTAATATTAACGACACTTGATGCTCccccgatatctaggtaactctggcactagttacctaacctccacactcagaatcgcttataaccagtgaaaagtttataagatGCATCTAGCAATACCATTACCACGATGCCACTGcgcatagcctataaaagatatgatacgtctatcagaaaattgtacatgaaattattgcctatgcaagTGACTTGAAGTTCagagtaagattcaataaaaagatctcaaaagatatgataaatggcaaagcaaaatattaacaagagtaaatttttttctggttacaagttttattttttacgggattaatgacAGCGCTAAAATTATgcattcaataactttaaatctcgtaaagtgtgccaacatttaccgagacctacctcaaagttatcaagcgcctgcttgctcgatataaatccacgAAGTTACGCCCTCGgaagtaatccagcagtatgtggtggatgccaaagactatggtagggaaatagaatccccgtcttggcctctcttccatgctgctacacaatTCATTATATGGTTCCTCCGAAAACAcactcccttggagaatcatgccctcgtctctccattACATTTTGGTGAAACTGGTAGTACTTAacacttcattatttcacagcatTAAAAGTCCTTCAAGTaaaaagagttcattagtaatgatcacacattagtaggcaagtttctaacgaaggttGAGTTTATCCATTTTCCTTtagtcaagagaactgcttccttggagggttaggcagatactgcttggtaaaaattcttaccattactcgttaacttcgttaactaattcaagaagggctaaatactatgaaatggtttcaaatgccagcacacaaagtatttacaggtattaaaaaattattaacgttatttaaagttacatttgagatctttttattttccaagagagttgaaaaccaaggattatgaaaaaactcaaaagtacttttttcgtactaaaataaacaagataaagaaaacgagaatacaaggattctgaagttggaaagaaaagatacatacatacatataccaaaggcacttcccccaattttggggggtagccgacatcaataaatgaaacaaaacaaaaaaggggacctctactctctacgttcctccagcctaaacagggactcaaccgagttcagctggttctgctagggtgccacattatccaccacagatgaagcttcataatgctgaatcccctactgctgctacctccgcggtcatctaaggtaccggaggaagcagcagggccttccagaactgcgtcacaatcgctcgccattcattcctatttctagaacgctctcttgcctctctcacatctatcctcctatcacccagacctttctacacaccatccatccacccaaacctttgccttcctcttgtacttctcccatcaactcttgcattcatcaccttctttagcagacagccattttccattctctcaacatggccaaaccacctcaacacattcatatccactctagccgccaactcatttcttacacccgttctcaccctcaccacttcgttcctaaccctatctactcgagatacaccagccatactccttagacatttcatctcaaacacattcaatttctgtctctccatcactttcactccccacaactccgatccatacatcatagttgggacaatcactttctcatataaaactctctttacattcatgcccaaccctctattttttactactcccttaactgccccaacactttgcaaccttcattcactctctgacgtacatctgcttccaatccaccatttgctgcaacaacagaccccaagtacttaaactgatccacctcctcaagtaactctccattcaacatgacattcaaccttgcaccaccttcccttctcgtacatctcataaccttactcttacccacattaactctcaacttccttctctcacacacccttccaaattctgtcactagtcggtcaagcttctcttctgtgtctgctaccagtacagtgtcatccgcaaacaacaactgatttacctcccattcatggtcattctcgcctaccagttttaatcctcgtccaagcactcgagtattcacctctctcaccactccatcaacatacaagttaaacaaccacggcgacatcacacatccctgtctcagccccactctcaccggaaaccaatcactctcttcatttcctattttaacacatgctttactacctttgtagaaacttttcactgcttgcaacaaccttccaccaactccatataacctcatcacattccacatagcttccctatcaactctatcatatgctttctccagatccataaacgcaacatacacctccttaccttttgctaaatatttctcgcatatctgcctaactgtaaaaatctgattcatacaacccctaccgcttctaaaaccaccctgtacttccaagattgcattctctgttttatccttaatcctattaatcattactctaccatacacttttccaactacattcaacaaactaatacctcttgaattaccttacccttatatagtggtacaatacatgcacaaacccaatctactggtaccactgacaacacagagcacatattaaacaatctcaccaaccattcaagtacagtcacacccccttccttcaacatttcagctttcacaccatccataccagatgcttttcctactctcgttccatctagtgctctcctcacttcctctattataatttctctctcattcttatctcctatcactggcacctcaacacctggaacagcaattatatatgcctccctattatcctcaacattcagcaaactttcaaaatattccgcccaccatttccttgcctcctctccttttaacaaccttccatttccatctttcactgtctcttcaattcttgcgccagccttccttattctcttcacttcttaccaaaactacttcttattctcttcatatgactgacccaatccctgaccccacctcaggtcagctaccctctttgtctcacgtaccttgcactttacttccacattttttttctcttatatttttcatacttctctatactattactctgcagccattcttcaaaagccctctttttctcttccacttttaccttcactccttcattccaccattcactgcccttcctcatgctgcctccaacaaccttcttgccacatacatcacttgcaatcccaacaaaattttcttttactaacttccactcttcctctaaattaccagtttctcttactctcacctcgtcatatgccattttcaacctttcctgatatttaatttttacccccagttttattagctcttcaaccctcactagctgccttttacatccacctgctctattcccccactcttttgctacaactaattttccttccaccaaaaaatgatcagacataccgttagccatacccctaaacacgtgcacgtctttcaatcttccaaacattcttttagttatcaacacataatccattaatgccctttctactactcttccatttgccactcttacccatgtatacttatttttatctttcttttttaaaaagctagcacttattaccatctcttgttcaacacatatatcaaccagtctctcaccactctcattttcacctggtacgccatacttcccaatgacacctacctctccagcgcccactctagcatttaagtcacccatgacaactacataattccttctacccagtccttctacacacctagttaattcattccagaactcattccgctcttcttcacttttctcactacctggcccatacgcactgacaaacgcccaacattccctacccaacctaacccttacccacattaacctagatgatatctccttccattccactactttacctgtcatccattcactcagcaataaagccacaccctctctcgctcttcccctttcaatcccagacactctaccagacatttcaccaaacatcacttcaccctttcctttcatctttgtctcacacaaggccaatacatccatccttctacttttaaacatacttccaatctcatatcttttactctctatcgtactacatccacgcacattcagacaccccaaaactagagtgcggggagccgtcactctcccccccagctccatctctttgttgatgcctcgtaggatttttatacaggagagggggttcccagccccctcgtcccgtcccttttagtcgcctcttacgacccgcagagataacgttggcgctattataattgtttttatgcccccgcggccacaggggaaagaaaagataaaaacaatatatttaacactCCCCCAAAACATTCAGTcctgttatgaaataaaaacaggaTTGAATTTTTAATCATACCAAAAGTATTTAtattaacagaatttttttttctaatatttgccaaaaatatttacattaccatcaccaataataaataaaaaagcctaCACAGACAAACTTTACTGTAAAATTTGTCTGGTCTTCAGAGCACTAATCTTTGCCGCTTTACGCTTTCCCAGAATAAGATTATTTGCCAGATTAGAATCATTTGAGTCATAATTAGGACTGTCTTTATCTTCATTTGAAGAAACATCAGGtctgaaaagaaatattagattaGATGAATGTCTCTTATCAAGTTCCCCTGTTTTGCCTTTCAGTAGGGTAACTCCAGTAACTTCCCCAAGCTTATTGAGAACTACATCACTGACTATTCCCATTGGGTATTGGTTTGGTTTACTATATGGTTCTTTAATTAGAACCACATCATTCTTTTGAAGAAGTATGTTTTACAGGTTTGAATCTGTCTTTCGCATTTACAGCTTGATTTGTCAAGTTACCCAAAAATTCTTCATgataaattttaatcaaataaCTTCTGACTTTACGCAGTTTTGTgtagttttctttaactttatcaCAAGGAGAAACTAAATAGTCCTCATCCAATTTTAGATCTGGAAGTCTTTGCAGCTCAGGAATTAAGTTAACTGAAACAAGGTCATAACCCCTAATTAGACACTCTGGTGTTATGGGATCAGGAAGTGATTTGTTTATATCTGTATctcttaatgcctctttaaaagctattGGCCCTCTATTCAATAAATGGACAGTCTGAtatattaaaaactcaaaatccctTATATCTAAAACATTATTTCTTATGGCTCCaaataagcatctcttagtaaGTTTCACACAACTTTCAACCATTGAACCAAGAGCCGAGTTCCCTTTGAAAAACTGTTCAAACTGGAGGTTCTTTGTGCCATTCTCTTCTAGATAGAATTTAACTTCTGGGTCTTTTAAATAATCTAGAATTACGTTGCCTCCTGCTACTAACTGAGATCCCTGATCGGAAATGCACAAATTTGGTAGTCCAAACTCAAACGTATGAAGCTGGAAGGCTCTAAGATATTCCTTAACACTCAAGTCCATGAACACCTTCAGATTGATAGCTCTACTCCATGTACATGTGAAACATATTAATCATGTTTTTACTTTCTTCCCACTGGAACGTACAAAGAAGGGTCCCatgtaatctacaaaaatatagCGAAAAGGAATCTCTGGGGGATTAATCCTAAAATCTCTATAACAGTGTTGATTAAGATTAACTGTCCTCTCATTGAACCTACGGCATATGACACATGTGCGGATTATCCTTTTAACTACTGAAAAAAATCTAGGTATCCAAAATATCTTACGTACTTCAGCCAGTAGCCTATAGCATCCAGCATGTAAAAAAAGTTCATGATAATCTAATACAATATATTTAGTTAGTAAACTATCCTTAGAAATTAGCAATGGAAATCGCATCCTTCTGTCATCTTTCAGTTTCTGCATTTTGCTACGTACCCTTAACAGGCCTTCCTGATCCACATAAACATTGAGCTGTCCAACTAACTTGGGGATATCTTTGAGCAACCGGTTTCTAgattcaaaatattcaaaaatttcagGGAAGTGCTTCTGTTAATCTCTTCTTATTACCATCTTTGTAGCCTCTGCAAAGAAGTTATGATTAATATCAAAACAGCTAATATGTCCAAACTTGACAGGAtcctttagttttagtttaattttcaagTTATTAACAAAGATAAGTACTCTATGGAAAACAGAAACAACTTTATGGTAGTTAGAACATCTTGAAAAAGCATCGGTATGCTCCTCAATCTTTGTAGTTATAGTACCATGATAAGACTGGACAACACCAACAGGAGAATCTTGCTTTACCGGAAGGGCaggtattacaaaatccaagataGATTCCCAGTTCAGCTGACCTTCTGTCTCATTAAGCAGAAATTTGGGACCTGAAAAGTAGTTAGTTTTCTGAAGCTGCTTGAAAGGTAAGCTGCGAGTGATGCAATCGGCTGGATTTTCACAACCtgacacaaaagaaaaatgaattggGTGTTTATTACACAGTTCATTTATTGTGTATAACCTATTTTGAACAAATACTGAACACTTCTGCATTTCATCAAGCTTGGCAAAAAACCTATGTACCCAGGAAAGGGCAACGAAGCTATCCGAGTAGATTATCAACTCACTTATCTTGATTGGCATCATACAAGAAATTCCTGATAACTCTTCATACAGACATGCAATTTCTTCTACGGCCAAAGTTATTCCTTGCAGTTCCAGAGATGGCATGCTTTTAGATTCCATTTGCTTGTTTACTATCCTATTTTTTGCAAAGACAAAACTGACCTTTCCCGtggaaatattttgtatgtaaatgactACACCAAACATCTGCTTACTACTGTCTGAAAATGCCAATGGCCAGTAAGTATCTTTTCTACTCCCAAAGACTCTTGGTATCTCTGCAACAGAAGCAGCATTTGCTTGTTTGGCAATATTCCGCCATTGCCTCCTGACATCGGCATCTAATTCCTTGTCCCAGCCCAGATCTTTGTTGCACTGTAACTGATGCAAAAATAGCCTTGAACGATTAAGAATAGGGCCATTTAAGTTAAAGAGATCATACTGGGAGGCAATAGACTGCAATACTTCCAGTTTTGTTCGAGCTTGTATGTTAAGACTAATAGGTTTAGTAGATAAACTGTCTTGCTTCCTATCCCATGACAACCCAAGTAATTTTACCTTTTCATTGGTTTCTGTACTAATCTCATTATCTATGTGGTCTTGCAATGCAAAATCATTACTGATGTACTGCTGCAGGTAAAACTTGTAAGGCTCAAAAATGCTTTCTAGTTGTTGGTATGCCCAGAGAAGTTCTTCAGAACTATCATAGGTAACTGCACAGTTATCCATGTAACATAGTTGATATATCATCCTCTTCAATTGTAAAAGTATACTATCATCACAGTCTACAtctaaaattaaaatcttatatagagcaagtaacagTAATGCAGGGCTGCATCTTAAgccaaaacttaatcttaaatTTCTGTATCCCACAACGGTAAAGTCTTCCTTCTCTACATTTATGAACCATAGGCATAATAGCCTATTGCTATCTGTGTCATTCAAGGCAAGATTATTGAACGCTTTACACAAATCAAAACATAATAACTTCTGTCCAAATCTCAAATGTAATATAGCAGAGGAAAGTTTCTGGTTTAGATTTGGTCCTGAATTTATAGCCTGATTGTGACTAATGGAAGGTTTACTAGAATCTTGCTGACAAAGATTAGACAAATACACTATCCTGCACTTTGTGGTTTTGCGATCCATTTTAAAGATGCCCATGTGAGGCAAAAAGCTATGGTTAGGGTGCTCTCTGATAAATTCGGGAAGGTTATTAATGCGCTCTATGATCCCCATACTTTCCTGTTCTTTAAAACTATCCATTATCAATAGCTAATCCctgttattttgcaattttttcaaGTTAGACTTTCAAATTGAAACTGCCAATCCCTGATTGGAACCTAATAGATGGGACACCTGAGGATTCCAAAATAAAGGAACAACAATTCTACCTTCtttatctctcttcatattttc
This genomic stretch from Palaemon carinicauda isolate YSFRI2023 chromosome 21, ASM3689809v2, whole genome shotgun sequence harbors:
- the LOC137614927 gene encoding uncharacterized protein, whose product is MDSFKEQESMGIIERINNLPEFIREHPNHSFLPHMGIFKMDRKTTKCRIVYLSNLCQQDSSKPSISHNQAINSGPNLNQKLSSAILHLRFGQKLLCFDLCKAFNNLALNDTDSNRLLCLWFINVEKEDFTVVGYRNLRLSFGLRCSPALLLLALYKILILDVDCDDSILLQLKRMIYQLCYMDNCAVTYDSSEELLWAYQQLESIFEPYKFYLQQYISNDFALQDHIDNEISTETNEKVKLLGLSWDRKQDSLSTKPISLNIQARTKLEVLQSIASQYDLFNLNGPILNRSRLFLHQLQCNKDLGWDKELDADVRRQWRNIAKQANAASVAEIPRVFGSRKDTYWPLAFSDSSKQMFGVVIYIQNISTGKVSFVFAKNRIVNKQMESKSMPSLELQGITLAVEEIACLYEELSGISCMMPIKISCENPADCITRSLPFKQLQKTNYFSGPKFLLNETEGQLNWESILDFVIPALPWEESKNMINMFHMYME